One Pullulanibacillus sp. KACC 23026 DNA segment encodes these proteins:
- a CDS encoding RNA polymerase sigma factor yields MEDQTISNLFYLYNKDIYHFLVYYTGLSDVEDLVQEVFIRAIKGWDSYEKRSSPKTWLISIARHVGIDEIRKRKRRQFLNQIYLNKEASLIEEQTPDHALDINESNKALYQAIQSLKSSYRDVVILRGIKELSVTETAEVLNWSESKVRITFHRALKALKEKKERLSL; encoded by the coding sequence GTGGAAGATCAGACGATTTCAAACCTGTTTTATTTATACAACAAAGATATCTACCACTTTTTGGTTTATTATACCGGTCTTTCTGATGTAGAAGATCTCGTACAGGAAGTTTTTATCCGTGCCATAAAGGGATGGGATTCTTATGAAAAAAGATCTTCACCCAAAACATGGCTGATTTCCATTGCGAGGCATGTCGGTATTGATGAAATAAGAAAAAGGAAAAGAAGACAGTTTCTCAATCAAATCTACTTAAATAAAGAAGCATCACTTATCGAGGAACAAACACCTGACCACGCATTAGATATAAATGAGTCCAACAAAGCGCTTTATCAAGCCATCCAATCATTGAAATCCAGTTACCGTGATGTCGTCATCTTAAGAGGAATTAAAGAATTGAGTGTAACAGAGACAGCCGAGGTTCTCAATTGGAGTGAGAGTAAAGTACGTATAACCTTCCACAGAGCCCTTAAAGCTCTGAAGGAAAAAAAGGAGAGATTATCTCTATGA
- a CDS encoding pectate lyase — MRKMGSLLMTGCMLATMLTMSAVGAHAEGYTSKTGSNAATTTKPILANTYYVSPVGNDHNPGTKSSPFRTLMKAQSVASSGDIVYIRGNAGDFELTDADVAKTDDTYHYVNDFTKSGITYEAYPGDPRPVFDFSGVSTDRRVAAFFIDPSAQDLTFKGFDVIGTKAGDQKQSENFNIRGNVFIDDVAAHDSEANGFYVNVHGSGTVINSDAYNNLGPTAANAGNTDGFGGHGDNVAFINDRSWHNSDDGFDSINSWGHVIYDHDWSFNNRGNNDGIGDKNGFKVGGYAYEVNTSTKQYIPDQLPVHSVEYCLSVNNGANGFYANHMPGQSANWTNNTAYGNSHAQFDMLERVSPTDINNIAGYREVLHNNIAYGGTLTADDNTPAENETNNSWTINGGLTLTDNDFKSLDTSQLSAPRKSDGSLPDVTFMQPVASSPLSQYGLGYLADKKDPTESLQQLVSVYTQYGNIDNAGIENSLNKKLQNHDLHAFLNELTAQSGKHIDKDTTRVLTIEAQAIMNQES, encoded by the coding sequence GTGAGAAAAATGGGAAGTTTGTTAATGACGGGTTGTATGCTTGCAACAATGCTTACAATGAGTGCAGTTGGTGCACATGCTGAAGGGTATACGAGTAAGACGGGATCAAACGCCGCAACTACGACAAAGCCAATTTTGGCAAACACTTATTACGTTTCTCCTGTTGGTAATGATCATAATCCAGGAACTAAGAGTTCTCCCTTTAGAACTTTAATGAAAGCGCAATCGGTGGCATCTTCTGGAGATATTGTCTACATTCGTGGAAATGCAGGGGATTTCGAATTAACAGATGCAGATGTGGCAAAAACCGATGACACTTACCATTATGTCAATGATTTTACGAAGAGTGGGATTACTTATGAGGCCTATCCTGGAGATCCAAGGCCTGTTTTTGATTTCAGTGGGGTGTCAACCGATCGACGTGTGGCTGCTTTCTTTATAGACCCAAGTGCTCAAGATCTAACATTCAAAGGGTTTGATGTGATTGGAACTAAAGCGGGTGATCAAAAACAATCCGAAAATTTTAATATTCGAGGTAATGTCTTTATCGATGATGTAGCGGCTCATGATAGTGAAGCGAATGGTTTTTATGTTAATGTTCACGGTTCAGGAACGGTCATTAATAGTGATGCGTACAACAACCTTGGACCAACTGCTGCTAATGCCGGAAACACAGATGGTTTTGGCGGCCATGGGGATAACGTTGCTTTCATAAATGACCGCTCGTGGCACAACAGTGATGATGGCTTTGACAGTATTAACTCATGGGGGCACGTTATCTATGATCACGACTGGTCCTTCAATAATCGAGGTAACAATGATGGAATAGGGGATAAGAATGGATTTAAGGTTGGCGGTTATGCTTATGAAGTGAATACCTCAACTAAACAATATATTCCAGATCAATTACCTGTCCATTCAGTTGAATACTGTTTATCGGTTAATAACGGAGCCAATGGTTTCTATGCGAACCATATGCCAGGGCAATCCGCGAATTGGACGAACAATACCGCCTATGGGAATAGTCATGCTCAATTCGACATGCTAGAGCGTGTGAGTCCAACCGATATCAATAATATTGCGGGTTACAGAGAAGTTCTGCACAATAACATTGCTTATGGTGGAACCTTAACGGCGGATGACAATACCCCAGCTGAAAATGAAACGAATAACTCTTGGACCATCAACGGCGGACTAACACTCACTGATAACGATTTTAAAAGCCTGGATACATCTCAATTATCTGCTCCTAGAAAATCAGATGGCAGCTTACCTGATGTGACCTTTATGCAACCTGTCGCATCAAGTCCTCTTTCCCAATACGGTTTGGGCTATTTGGCAGATAAAAAGGACCCAACGGAATCCTTACAACAATTAGTATCTGTATACACCCAATATGGAAATATTGACAATGCGGGAATTGAGAACAGCCTCAATAAGAAGCTGCAAAATCATGACCTTCATGCCTTCCTTAATGAGCTAACTGCTCAATCTGGCAAGCACATCGACAAGGACACTACACGCGTCCTAACCATTGAAGCTCAGGCAATAATGAATCAGGAATCCTGA
- a CDS encoding LysR family transcriptional regulator produces the protein MDIRQLNYFITIAEEGTITQAAKVLHIAQPHLSRQLKEMELELGLQLFDRNKKKAVSLTAQGRLFLEKAKEVINRFNDAIVEVKELGEEISGTLAIGTTIYCAPIMLARLEKFRQDHPQVRFHIWEGPSSYLKDLLGNRQIDLAVSASSLAKADLQEKVITDIPCQLLAPKKMPVPRNQVDLHYLSTIPIIILRSSLGNGLYGRITAEFESRGLQPNIICECHDSAILLDLVKMGVGAAILPNSMLHDLSMQNCEVYNIVDNPWTIRATVVWRANSYLPKTAKEFIDSF, from the coding sequence TTGGATATACGCCAATTAAATTATTTTATTACGATCGCAGAGGAAGGAACGATTACCCAGGCGGCTAAGGTTTTGCACATAGCTCAGCCTCATTTAAGCAGGCAATTAAAAGAAATGGAGTTAGAGCTTGGACTGCAACTGTTTGACCGAAACAAAAAGAAGGCTGTGTCACTCACGGCACAAGGCAGGCTGTTTTTAGAAAAAGCAAAAGAGGTTATTAATCGATTTAATGATGCAATTGTGGAAGTGAAGGAGTTAGGCGAAGAGATTAGTGGGACACTCGCTATTGGCACTACGATTTATTGTGCCCCAATTATGCTTGCTCGATTAGAAAAATTCCGGCAAGATCATCCTCAGGTTCGATTCCATATATGGGAAGGGCCTTCTTCTTACTTAAAAGATTTACTGGGGAATCGCCAAATCGATTTAGCGGTATCCGCTAGTTCCCTGGCAAAAGCCGATTTGCAAGAGAAAGTTATTACAGATATTCCGTGTCAATTACTTGCACCAAAGAAGATGCCGGTACCAAGGAATCAGGTTGATCTTCACTATTTGTCAACAATCCCCATAATCATCTTACGCTCATCTCTAGGGAATGGCTTGTATGGGAGAATCACGGCCGAGTTTGAAAGCCGAGGATTACAGCCTAATATCATCTGTGAGTGTCATGATTCCGCTATTCTCTTGGATCTTGTCAAAATGGGTGTCGGTGCTGCGATCCTCCCTAACTCTATGCTTCATGATTTATCTATGCAAAATTGTGAAGTGTATAACATTGTGGACAATCCCTGGACGATTCGAGCAACCGTAGTCTGGCGTGCCAACAGTTATTTGCCTAAAACAGCAAAGGAATTTATTGACTCGTTTTAA
- a CDS encoding HAMP domain-containing sensor histidine kinase — protein MDIKLKNRLLAVLTFAGLSFGIKGSLNFFFNSGAYFDDYRSYYSNVFILIYGIIAILFLLFSLYLIFSKQIIHELITINLQERYNSLPIDVLGLILAFTGIIALVDTLLVNNEFFNVFSTIKDLLLNTLFMGLTLLQIILLRRRFKSGRTFEEDWKKTLVYQGFYGVSDTLHLSSTGIAILFLLVIVFFSGFGIPIISEEPGLHFPYFLLFVAITLPALVITAKRISQFNRLAKNVNLMAKGQLSSDLPVEGWSPLKTLAADINTLKQGISVAEKAMSKSERLKTELITNVSHDLRTPLTSIITYTELLKKPDLTIDEQKSYIEIIDRKSKRLNVLIEDLFEASKMASGDIELDRKKVDLVQLLQQTLAENDERIEASPLQFRFTKPEDPVYAFVDGQKLWRVFDNLLGNCIKYSLEGTRVFISIKDCEEKTIITFKNISKYELSEDIDELFERFKRGDESRHTEGSGLGLAIAKSIIDLHEGDLEIEVDGDLFKVTVKLDK, from the coding sequence TTGGATATAAAATTGAAAAATAGACTATTGGCGGTATTAACGTTTGCAGGTCTAAGCTTTGGAATAAAAGGAAGCTTGAATTTTTTCTTCAACAGCGGTGCCTATTTTGATGATTACCGGTCCTATTACTCCAATGTTTTCATTCTGATATATGGCATTATTGCTATTTTATTTCTGCTTTTTAGTCTCTATCTTATCTTTAGCAAACAGATCATCCATGAACTCATCACGATTAATTTACAAGAAAGATACAATTCTCTCCCCATCGATGTGCTGGGCCTGATTCTTGCTTTTACAGGGATCATTGCGCTTGTCGACACCTTGTTAGTAAACAACGAATTTTTCAATGTCTTCAGTACAATTAAAGATTTACTCTTAAACACCTTATTTATGGGACTCACCTTGTTACAAATCATTTTATTACGTCGCCGATTCAAGAGCGGGAGAACGTTTGAAGAAGATTGGAAAAAGACTCTAGTGTATCAAGGCTTTTATGGTGTTAGTGACACCTTGCATCTATCTAGCACAGGAATAGCGATTTTATTTCTATTAGTCATCGTCTTTTTTTCAGGATTCGGTATCCCGATTATTAGCGAAGAACCAGGGCTTCATTTCCCTTATTTCTTATTATTTGTTGCGATAACCCTCCCTGCCTTAGTGATCACCGCTAAGCGAATCAGTCAGTTTAATCGTCTTGCCAAAAATGTCAATCTAATGGCAAAGGGACAGCTTTCATCAGATCTTCCAGTAGAAGGCTGGTCCCCTTTAAAAACATTAGCGGCTGATATCAATACATTAAAACAAGGGATCTCAGTAGCTGAAAAAGCTATGTCTAAAAGTGAGCGCCTGAAAACAGAGCTCATTACTAATGTTAGTCACGATTTGCGAACGCCGTTAACCTCTATCATCACCTATACCGAGCTCCTGAAAAAACCGGACCTGACGATTGATGAACAGAAGAGCTACATTGAAATTATTGATCGAAAGTCTAAACGCTTAAATGTATTGATTGAGGATTTGTTTGAAGCGTCAAAAATGGCAAGCGGAGATATTGAACTGGATCGAAAGAAGGTCGATCTCGTCCAGCTCTTGCAGCAAACGCTTGCTGAAAATGACGAAAGAATCGAAGCCTCTCCCTTGCAGTTTCGTTTTACTAAACCTGAAGATCCTGTCTATGCCTTTGTCGATGGTCAAAAGCTCTGGCGCGTATTTGATAACTTACTAGGCAACTGTATAAAATACTCACTTGAAGGCACACGTGTCTTTATATCTATTAAGGACTGTGAAGAAAAAACAATTATAACCTTTAAGAACATATCCAAGTACGAACTGAGTGAAGATATCGACGAGCTCTTTGAACGCTTTAAGCGCGGAGATGAATCGAGGCACACTGAAGGGTCTGGTCTAGGACTTGCAATCGCAAAATCCATCATCGATCTTCACGAAGGAGACCTAGAAATTGAAGTAGACGGTGACCTATTTAAAGTAACCGTTAAACTGGATAAATAA
- a CDS encoding response regulator transcription factor: MTHTILVVDDEKEIREAIDIYLRNEGFTVLQAMDGIEALEQLKSHPVHLIILDVMMPKLDGIATTFKIREEKQIPIIILSAKSEDTDKILGLQIGADDYMTKPFNPLELIARVKSQLRRYITFGKNETSEQAIHLNGLILDPSAKSFTVNGEPVKFTPIEFKIMELLMTHAGRVFSIDEIYERVWKEPGFNAENTVAVHIRKIREKIEINPKDPRYLKVVWGIGYKIEK, encoded by the coding sequence ATGACTCATACGATTTTAGTCGTTGATGATGAAAAAGAAATACGAGAGGCCATTGATATTTATTTAAGAAATGAAGGCTTTACGGTTTTACAAGCGATGGATGGCATTGAAGCTCTTGAACAGCTTAAGTCGCACCCGGTTCACTTAATTATTCTCGATGTCATGATGCCGAAGCTGGACGGCATTGCGACGACTTTTAAGATTCGCGAGGAAAAACAAATCCCTATTATTATATTAAGCGCAAAAAGTGAAGATACAGACAAAATACTAGGCTTGCAAATCGGTGCCGATGATTATATGACCAAGCCATTCAATCCGCTTGAGCTTATTGCAAGAGTCAAATCTCAGTTAAGAAGATACATAACATTCGGCAAGAATGAAACAAGTGAACAAGCCATTCATCTTAACGGACTCATCTTGGACCCCTCTGCCAAATCCTTTACTGTGAATGGGGAGCCGGTTAAATTCACGCCGATTGAATTTAAGATTATGGAGCTACTCATGACCCATGCCGGGCGGGTGTTTTCAATTGATGAAATTTATGAACGTGTTTGGAAGGAACCCGGTTTCAACGCTGAGAATACGGTAGCTGTCCATATCCGAAAAATTCGAGAAAAGATCGAGATTAACCCAAAGGATCCAAGATATTTAAAGGTGGTGTGGGGAATTGGATATAAAATTGAAAAATAG
- a CDS encoding ABC transporter ATP-binding protein: MDSMKNRVRTQEGWRPFVRLIRQTRPKFSFIAIALLLSILTTGAGLLVPLFTKNLINRFSFASLSPGMLGLLIAAILAQAVAGGVSVYILNHIGQSVVAGIRDRLWQKLLRLPVSYFDEYESGEIVSRMTNDTAVVKNLISEHLSSFVTGTISIIGSIIVLLFLDWRMTLLMFIAIPIAVTILMILGHRMHRISKGMQDETASFTSVLQKVLSEIRLVKASNAEPVEYKNGKGGINKLFDYGLKEAKVQAFITPLMGLVIMALLILILGYGGMRVASGALTAGDLVAFILYLFQIIMPMGQLAAFFTQFQKATGATERIIAILDSEEEENAMLEVPQTNAAITMDHIHFSYKTGEAVLKDVQLTIEAGKVTAIVGPSGSGKTTLFSLLERFYAPLKGEIRLGVTPIQDYDLASWRSQIGYVSQESPIVSGTIRENICYGLDRPVTENELMRVAKMAYADPFISELPNGFETEVGERGIKLSGGQRQRIAIARAFLRDPKILMLDEATSSLDSQSERIVQQALQNLMRGRTTVIIAHRLSTVVESDQIIFLDKGEITGVGTHDQLLKTHRLYRQFAEQQLRSIEPA; encoded by the coding sequence ATGGATAGTATGAAGAATCGGGTGAGAACTCAGGAAGGATGGCGACCGTTCGTTCGACTGATTCGGCAAACGAGGCCAAAATTCTCTTTTATAGCAATCGCTCTACTGTTAAGCATATTGACGACGGGGGCGGGATTGTTAGTCCCCCTATTTACAAAAAATCTTATTAATCGGTTTTCTTTTGCTTCCTTAAGCCCGGGAATGCTTGGTCTTCTGATCGCGGCCATCCTTGCTCAAGCGGTGGCAGGGGGTGTTTCAGTTTATATACTTAATCATATTGGTCAGTCTGTTGTGGCAGGAATCCGTGACCGGTTATGGCAAAAGCTCTTGCGACTCCCTGTGAGTTATTTTGATGAATATGAATCGGGAGAGATTGTCAGTCGGATGACAAATGACACAGCGGTTGTCAAAAACCTTATTTCAGAGCATCTTTCTAGTTTTGTTACGGGGACAATTTCAATTATTGGTTCAATTATTGTCCTGCTTTTCTTGGATTGGAGAATGACACTGCTTATGTTCATTGCCATTCCAATAGCAGTTACTATCCTAATGATACTTGGGCATAGAATGCATCGGATCTCAAAGGGTATGCAGGACGAAACGGCAAGCTTTACCTCCGTACTTCAGAAAGTCCTTTCTGAAATACGTCTTGTTAAGGCCTCTAATGCAGAGCCTGTTGAATATAAGAATGGGAAAGGGGGAATTAACAAACTATTTGACTATGGCTTAAAAGAAGCGAAAGTTCAAGCTTTTATCACACCGCTTATGGGATTGGTAATCATGGCCTTGTTAATTCTTATTCTTGGATACGGTGGGATGCGAGTTGCTTCAGGGGCCCTGACAGCAGGAGATTTAGTGGCTTTTATTCTGTATCTCTTTCAAATCATCATGCCGATGGGACAGCTTGCTGCCTTTTTCACACAATTTCAAAAAGCAACGGGTGCTACCGAACGCATCATTGCCATCCTTGATTCAGAAGAGGAAGAAAATGCCATGTTGGAGGTTCCTCAAACTAATGCTGCCATAACGATGGATCACATTCATTTTTCATATAAAACGGGTGAAGCCGTTCTTAAGGATGTTCAATTGACGATCGAAGCAGGAAAGGTGACAGCTATTGTTGGGCCAAGCGGAAGCGGCAAAACGACCTTGTTTTCTTTACTGGAGCGGTTTTATGCTCCTTTAAAAGGTGAGATTAGACTGGGCGTGACACCAATTCAAGATTACGATTTAGCCTCCTGGAGGAGTCAAATTGGTTATGTGTCACAAGAAAGTCCTATTGTTTCGGGTACTATCCGGGAGAATATTTGTTATGGATTGGATCGTCCTGTCACAGAGAATGAATTGATGCGAGTCGCCAAAATGGCTTATGCGGATCCATTTATTTCTGAACTTCCAAATGGATTTGAAACAGAAGTGGGAGAGCGGGGCATTAAGTTATCTGGAGGTCAAAGACAACGGATCGCCATAGCCCGAGCTTTTTTAAGAGATCCTAAAATTTTAATGTTGGATGAAGCCACCTCAAGTTTGGACAGTCAATCTGAACGCATTGTCCAGCAGGCGCTGCAGAATCTGATGAGAGGGCGGACGACAGTCATTATTGCCCATCGATTATCAACAGTCGTTGAATCCGATCAAATCATCTTTCTAGATAAAGGTGAGATAACAGGCGTAGGAACGCACGATCAGCTTCTTAAGACACACCGACTGTATCGTCAATTTGCTGAACAACAGCTGCGAAGTATTGAACCCGCCTAA
- a CDS encoding CBO0543 family protein: MRLILGLMYIVCAWRWGDWKHWKMYYPTILFFIIGNLIYQVLTYNQPMWLLKKSIIPTDTLISIYLAFVCYPAIVLMYIPHFPKQKFKICLYLLLWTAISGAIELIAVKFHLITYHNGWNYYWSLFFDLFMYLFLIIHYKNPLIAWLLTACFILFLWFHFGLTLNNLR, translated from the coding sequence ATGCGACTAATTTTAGGGCTTATGTATATTGTATGTGCTTGGAGATGGGGGGACTGGAAGCACTGGAAAATGTACTATCCAACCATACTCTTTTTCATTATAGGAAATTTGATTTATCAGGTACTCACTTATAACCAGCCCATGTGGCTTTTGAAAAAATCCATCATCCCGACAGATACCTTGATCTCCATATATCTAGCATTTGTTTGTTATCCGGCAATCGTTCTGATGTATATTCCCCATTTTCCCAAACAGAAGTTTAAGATTTGCTTATACTTGCTTTTATGGACGGCGATTTCAGGAGCTATTGAGTTGATAGCTGTCAAATTCCACTTAATAACTTATCATAACGGTTGGAATTACTATTGGTCCTTGTTTTTTGATCTTTTCATGTATCTCTTTTTAATTATTCATTATAAGAACCCTTTAATTGCCTGGCTCTTAACGGCTTGTTTTATCTTATTTTTATGGTTCCATTTTGGATTAACGCTAAATAATCTAAGATAA
- a CDS encoding MFS transporter, with translation MNNWKKTLSILWISNFIAVAGMSLIMPFLPLYIERLGVHKMSSVVQWSGWIFAAQMLTAAIFQPIWGAMADKYGRKPMLLRASIGMGVMTILMGLVTAPWQLLGLRLINGVFSGFISMSISLQASVTPDEESGQALGTLQTGQTAGTLIGPLIGGVLAELIGIRAVFIVTGVLLLGASAVVFFFVKENVAKKEREKRVIHKGTRKKIFLMLFPVFIATLITQLGMMSIQPILTIYTKTIYTGKHLETIAGLVVAVSGIATLIAAPILGKYSDRIGQKKILTFSLIMAALSFLPQVLAHNVVMLMIGRFLLGLFVGGMLPALNVLVKKHAPDELQAQAFGLSSSFKFMGNLLGPLLGSSVAAMYNIRYVFYITMIILLINATMIAFNKKLGKVPKHA, from the coding sequence ATGAATAATTGGAAGAAAACATTAAGTATTTTATGGATATCAAATTTTATAGCAGTTGCAGGCATGAGCTTAATCATGCCATTTCTGCCTTTATATATCGAAAGACTGGGTGTTCACAAGATGAGCTCAGTTGTCCAGTGGTCTGGATGGATTTTTGCGGCGCAAATGCTAACGGCTGCCATTTTTCAACCTATTTGGGGAGCTATGGCGGATAAATATGGACGAAAGCCGATGCTTTTACGGGCTAGCATTGGAATGGGTGTCATGACCATTTTAATGGGGCTTGTTACCGCCCCTTGGCAATTGCTTGGACTCCGTTTGATTAACGGTGTTTTTTCTGGATTCATATCGATGTCCATTTCACTTCAAGCATCGGTTACTCCGGATGAAGAGTCCGGACAAGCACTTGGAACCCTTCAAACTGGACAAACAGCGGGGACCTTAATCGGACCGCTGATCGGCGGAGTGCTCGCCGAATTGATTGGGATCAGAGCCGTCTTTATTGTAACTGGAGTTCTTTTACTAGGAGCAAGTGCCGTTGTCTTTTTCTTCGTGAAAGAAAATGTCGCTAAAAAGGAGAGAGAGAAACGCGTTATCCATAAAGGAACAAGGAAAAAAATCTTCTTGATGCTCTTTCCTGTATTTATTGCCACTTTGATTACCCAACTCGGGATGATGTCCATTCAACCGATATTGACTATCTACACCAAAACAATTTATACAGGGAAACACCTCGAGACGATAGCGGGATTAGTTGTGGCGGTGTCTGGTATTGCCACTCTTATTGCCGCTCCGATATTAGGAAAATACAGTGATCGAATCGGGCAGAAAAAAATATTGACGTTCTCATTAATCATGGCAGCCTTGTCGTTCTTGCCACAGGTCCTTGCGCATAATGTCGTCATGTTGATGATCGGGCGATTTCTTCTCGGTTTATTTGTCGGAGGAATGCTTCCGGCGCTCAATGTGCTAGTGAAAAAGCACGCTCCGGATGAACTTCAGGCCCAGGCTTTTGGCCTCAGTTCAAGTTTTAAGTTTATGGGGAATTTATTGGGCCCGCTGCTTGGAAGCAGTGTCGCCGCGATGTACAATATTCGCTATGTGTTTTATATTACAATGATCATTCTTTTGATAAATGCCACGATGATCGCGTTTAATAAAAAACTTGGAAAAGTCCCTAAACACGCTTAA
- a CDS encoding FUSC family protein, with protein MTDYTKEKKERVREPKKKSLYSRPPVAEHPNPGGIKGAFHWNKAPAYPWGKAVAAAFSLGIPFLLGILFHQLDLALLASMGSFTALYIHNEPYPQRALKLFLINLGLMISFGLGQLSAAYPLSMPLVFALVSAGSVFLSGAFRLPPPGGYFFVLVCAVGTILPFDLSEIPFRMGMAFAGGCLAWLLGMSGWIWNPHRQEKAIVILVYRLLSAYLDKIGKTSTDSARHQLTLALKNAEEAVLTSPFRKMKRVGKSLYLAHLIEKANDIFLSAIEYEARENSPIQEEFVRAPLMIAEAMKQEGQVISSPIGNPIDRDSLTERLAKDLMDAVTIFNEKRKDYNQLIQSPNRNIKSILSSAIAPTSVVLPASLRIGIAVLIAATLSVLLGNERPYWVSLACASALQGPTALAIVQRTIQRSVGTAIGIMIAGVIFFSHTSSLHLILIAMVFQFCVELTIVRNYTLAVVFITPMAMIITFFTHVQLTTLSLIEARLIDTILGAAVALLAGLFLWHGSASSRLPKLLGSTIQASGDILQGLLQLPASQQKQLVRQKNRLRTLLINLRAVYDGSIKELRTQSDRVEAYWLSIVAAERLGYFVLAALESPINVSIDAEKLREISDIFNELTEQAKLQQPIGELTFPEIPDFPGITREVNELIESLRIKDLSTKI; from the coding sequence ATGACGGATTATACAAAAGAAAAGAAGGAAAGGGTAAGGGAACCCAAGAAAAAAAGTTTATATAGTCGCCCGCCTGTTGCGGAACACCCAAACCCCGGAGGCATAAAGGGAGCGTTCCATTGGAATAAAGCACCTGCCTACCCTTGGGGGAAAGCTGTTGCTGCCGCCTTTAGTCTAGGCATCCCTTTTTTGTTAGGGATCCTTTTCCACCAATTGGATTTGGCACTACTTGCGAGTATGGGAAGTTTTACCGCTCTCTATATTCATAATGAACCTTATCCTCAACGGGCCCTGAAACTATTTCTAATTAATCTCGGCCTTATGATAAGTTTTGGGCTTGGTCAGCTGTCTGCTGCCTACCCATTAAGCATGCCTTTGGTATTCGCCCTTGTCAGTGCCGGCTCTGTTTTTTTGAGCGGGGCATTCAGATTACCTCCGCCCGGTGGTTATTTCTTTGTCCTTGTTTGCGCTGTAGGAACCATTCTCCCATTTGATTTGTCAGAGATTCCTTTTCGAATGGGCATGGCTTTTGCAGGGGGCTGCTTAGCTTGGCTACTTGGAATGTCCGGATGGATCTGGAATCCTCACCGTCAAGAAAAGGCAATTGTTATCCTAGTCTACAGGCTGCTTTCTGCTTATCTTGACAAAATCGGCAAAACATCGACCGATAGTGCTAGACACCAACTGACTCTTGCCCTTAAGAATGCGGAAGAGGCGGTTCTCACGTCGCCCTTTAGAAAAATGAAAAGGGTTGGAAAATCACTCTATCTGGCTCATCTAATTGAGAAAGCAAATGATATCTTTCTTTCGGCCATTGAATATGAAGCAAGGGAAAATTCCCCTATTCAAGAAGAGTTTGTTCGCGCTCCTCTGATGATTGCAGAAGCCATGAAACAGGAGGGGCAGGTTATTTCAAGCCCTATCGGCAATCCAATCGATCGAGATAGCCTAACAGAGCGTTTAGCTAAGGACCTAATGGATGCAGTGACCATCTTCAATGAAAAGCGTAAGGATTATAACCAGCTGATTCAAAGCCCGAATCGAAACATTAAATCTATTCTTTCGAGTGCCATAGCACCAACCTCGGTGGTACTGCCCGCCTCTCTAAGAATCGGGATTGCTGTACTAATCGCAGCAACGCTCTCTGTTCTTCTTGGAAATGAAAGACCTTATTGGGTATCACTTGCCTGCGCTTCCGCTTTGCAAGGACCGACTGCGCTCGCGATTGTGCAACGAACGATTCAACGGTCAGTGGGAACGGCTATCGGGATCATGATAGCCGGCGTCATTTTTTTCAGTCATACGAGTTCCTTACATCTCATCTTAATCGCCATGGTTTTTCAGTTTTGTGTTGAATTAACCATTGTTCGGAACTACACGTTAGCAGTTGTGTTTATTACCCCTATGGCTATGATTATTACTTTCTTTACTCATGTCCAATTAACCACACTCTCACTGATTGAAGCCCGGTTAATTGACACCATACTAGGAGCTGCCGTTGCCCTGCTCGCTGGGCTATTTTTATGGCATGGGAGTGCTTCATCACGCTTACCAAAACTTTTAGGTTCTACGATTCAAGCATCCGGGGACATCCTTCAAGGACTCTTACAACTCCCCGCCTCTCAACAAAAACAGCTAGTCCGGCAAAAGAACCGACTTAGGACCCTATTAATAAACTTAAGAGCGGTCTATGATGGCTCAATTAAAGAATTGCGCACCCAATCTGATCGCGTGGAAGCTTACTGGTTATCCATTGTAGCAGCCGAACGATTAGGCTATTTTGTTCTAGCAGCTTTAGAAAGTCCCATTAATGTCAGCATCGATGCCGAGAAACTAAGAGAGATCTCGGACATCTTTAACGAACTTACAGAGCAAGCTAAACTGCAACAACCAATTGGAGAATTGACCTTTCCAGAAATCCCTGACTTCCCAGGAATTACTAGAGAAGTCAACGAGCTCATCGAAAGTCTTAGAATTAAAGATTTAAGTACAAAAATATGA